A single genomic interval of Helianthus annuus cultivar XRQ/B chromosome 13, HanXRQr2.0-SUNRISE, whole genome shotgun sequence harbors:
- the LOC110875179 gene encoding vesicle transport v-SNARE 13, translated as MDIEARNLPPNVKAMLLAKLREYKSNLNNLKSEIKRIASTNLNQAARDELLESGMADAVAVSADQRGRLMMSTERLNKSSDRVRDSRRTMLETEDFLWL; from the exons ATGGACATTGAAGCAAGAAACTTGCCACCAAACGTAAAAGCTATGCTCCTTGCCAAATTAAGAGAGTACAAATCTAATCTGAATAATTTGAAAAGCGAAATTAAACGAATTGCATCAACAAACTTAAACCAAGCTGCCCGTGATGAATTATTGGAGTCGGGAATGGCCGATGCTGTTGCA GTGTCAGCGGATCAAAGAGGAAGATTAATGATGTCAACTGAAAGATTAAACAAGTCAAGTGACAGAGTTAGGGACAGCAGAAGGACCATGCTGGAGACCGAAGATTTTTTATGGTTGTGA